TGAAGTAACCGATAAAAACCGATTCAAAAAGTCGATAACCGGTTGCACCAATTCAATCGACCAATATGTTTGAGTATCATTTAGCTCACCGTTCCCCTTTTTCCCCTAATTTTCGCCGAAATCTCAGCTTACAAAAACAAAGATTGACGGCCTGGCGGATGGTTTGCGTGTTTCGGGGGGAAGGGTGCATTATAGTTTACGACGGTAGAGGAAGGCGGCTGGCCGGCAGGATTTAAGTGCACCAGAAGGTCAATATAAATTAGACGAATGGAGCTCGAGGGTAATCACNNNNNNNNNNNNNNNNNNNNNNNNNNNNNNNNNNNNNNNNNNNNNNNNNNNNNNNNNNNNNNNNNNNNNNNNNNNNNNNNNNNNNNNNNNNNNNNNNNNNGAAATGAATCtgagtttctacaatggaaaagtaatcaaattagaaactgacgtttggtttggaaaatttcaaaatctacggtaagttgacgtttccatatcaaaggtaaacaaacaactgcatagcaacgtatatcagcccagcaagttttctaagttgattgtggatgacgaacgtaagttgcaaactttcctaagtaactactttacttagatgttctaagctaagtgattgtagataggccataaggtGCGAAAATACGCGTGATACGTGTGCGTGAATATTTATTCATTCACGTGTGTGAATAGCTGGAGGCGCAATGTAGGCCAACATCGTAGGTACTCACATTTGACATTTCAGTGCAAAtgtcaactgtcaaatttttgatttttttcttgcaaaaGTTTCTGACCTACATTGCAGACCAATTTCAACTTTGTTGAGTTTATTTCATTTTGGTGAAATTTCCATGCTAATCCACCGGGTAACCAGCCGGAATCCAATCAACTTTTCCTGTACCACACTTTTTTGGACCTTTTCCCACCCAAATCGAgcgagcagtgttgccagcagcgTCACCACCTGTGCTGCTGTCACGAGGGATcaatgaaatttattaaaatattttttccgccCAAAGTCCGTACAGGTATGGGAGCTTTTTTTGTTCCCACTCGATTGGACCAGCAAAAAAAGGGGAAGCGACCCGAACGGAACATCGCACCGGGGTTCGATAACGTTTGATGTTTGGCACATGGCCGAATCGAGGGGGAGATTGGTGCCAAAAGCCTGGCAGAAGTATGAGACGTGACGACGCGTGAGAACATTTTGATATTGTGGAATAAATTTACATGagtttccttttcctttttaaatattatttatcgCTGCTGATAgctaccatgtttttttttgttgctgcgaTGTTGAAAAAGATCTCTTTAGAGTAATTTTCAAGAATCGCATGCACAGGTGTAAACTGTAACGAAAACATGTTTATAGCAGTCACCATAATGGCGTCTTCAAATGTCAAAGTTCCAGACAGACGTCAACACGGCAGctttattttaatcaaataaaaccCATTCAAAACAAAGATCATAAATTTAGACCCACGCTACCTAACCCCAAAACCTACACCAAAATCCCCTTTGTCACTCCGTATTGACCACACCCAACAAAGAGGAGCCTGCTGTGTGGTGGCCGTAACTGACCAGCTCGCGCGACTCTTTTGAATGTCAGGGTCTACTCCGATCGCCGAAAATGGCCGTCCACCTACTCCGCAACTCTAccaccaccaacaacaacaacaaaggcGACATGACACACTTCCACGAGATAATCGTCGCGTCGCGAGCTTTGTTTGTTGTTGAACAAGAGTAAATAAAAACTATAATGCTCACCAGCGCAGAGCAATCCGCAAAAAAATACGAGGTTTCACTTTCATCGCCATATTTGTTGACAGCGCTCTGACAGTTATTATGAAATTGGTGCCCGTGCCATGTTTGGGGGGCCACGCGCGCGCAATCTGAGGTAGCGGAAGTGGCAGTCGCAATCTGAGGGGACTGGTTCTAGGCGCGACCCCAAAAAAGGGTCGCGCACATTCCGCGAATTACGTAACGGTGACCACCGTGACGTGGTGATGACATCGCCGAACCGCCACTACACGGTAAAGCGAAATTCCTGTGAAACCACAGTTAAGTCAATCAATGCAGCGCACATACGCGTCGCAAGCGCAAGCAAATAGCTGGGACCAAGATTGTCgcaataaatttatatttacttTAAGTCATGTCACGTAATTGCGCAGTTCCACCGGGCTAGACATCGAGCCGCAGCGGGTAGAAAACTCTATTATTACGGCTCGGGGGAGGTCATTTCTATTGAGTTGAGCAACTGCGACAGTAACTCCTTTGGGTTCCGTTGATTGGGACAACAGCTGGTTCGTTATACGTCATTGATGCACACTGATGTGGAACgaaagctgtcaaaattgcacACTGATTTGAGAATACTACTTTTGTATCGTTTTACTGACGATGCTATTTCTATTTTTCTTCCAGCGACGGGAACCACCACCACAACGACCACTACCAATGGCGGCAGTGCGGCCGGCGTCGGCGGTGGCGACAACTACCACTTCAAGACCCTGGTCCCGTCGGTGGCCGCCGGTGCCATCATCGGCAAGGGTGGCGAGACGATCGCTTCGCTGCAAAAGGACGCCGGAGCGCGAGTAAAGATGTCCAAAGCGCACGACTTCTACCCAGGTAAGAcactgctggcaacactggccgTATAGTGCAATGTGTGCGATCTGGATGTCAGAACTGGAAAACCGATGGCATCAGAACCTGTGGTGTCTTCCCAACCTTCTCTTTCTATCTCTCTCTTCCAATACCGCAAACAACCCAGACTCttctgtcttcaaatatttttgttaacttATGTTATGTTCATTTATTAATGCAAAAACATTTGACGAACTCAACAACAACCGCTATACCTCTGTATTCCTCTGTTTTGTTCGAACTTGCAAATGTAATAGCGAAACAGAACTCTTCAAATGCTAATCACTGTCCAtcaccacaacaacaacaactacagCTACTCTTACTACCACAAGCTCAAAAGAACGCGGTTGCTGGCGTCACGCAACCTCCGGAAGATCCATCGAAATCGTATCATCTTCATTGTAGCATTCATTTTTTCTTCCCATCATCCATTGTTATTGTGTGTGTTTCAATCGCATATGCGATTGTTCTCTTTCCTCTCCCAAAACCGTACAAATGTTGCGTGTTGTGTGATAGTCTGTGTGCGGCCTGCTCCGTTCACGCCCTCCATCCTACCACATCCACCACCCTCTCTTTGTGTCTCCCAAGTGATCTCTCCATCTCTATTGTTCTCTCTGTCTTCTTTCTCTATCTATCAGCATCTGTATAAAGTTTCACATTCTCAGCTCACCGAATatctctttttttcttctctctcatTTTACTTCTCATCCTCAAGGAACATCCGAGCGAGTCTGTCTCATTAGTGGCACAGTCGATGGCATATTGACTGTGCTCGATTTTATCATTGATAAGATTCGCGAGAAGCCGGACATGACCAAGGCGCTGACGGAGGCGGACGCCAAACAGGCTGCCGAGCGCGACAAGCAGGTCAAGGTTCTGGTGCCCAACTCGACGGCCGGTATGATCATCGGTAAGGCCGGGGCCTTCATCAAACAGATCAAGGAAGATTCCGGCTCGTACGTTCAGATCTCGCAAAAGCCGAAAGAGCTCACACTGCAGGAGCGATGCATAACGATCATCGGCGAGAAGGAGAACAATAAGATTGCATGCAAAATGATCCTGTCGAAGATCGTCGAAGATCCCTCATCCGGCTCATGCTTGAACGTATCATACGCAGACATCAACGGACCGGTGGCCAATTTCAACCCAACCGGCTCGCCATTCGCCGCCTCACAGAATCCCACTTTCAGCTCCAGTACCGCATCATTAAATTCCGCACTGGGCGGCGCCATGCCCGGGGCTTCCGCGGCCGGTCTTCTGGTCAACGGCACCGGACTGAATCTGTCATTAAATCTAGGTGCACCTTCACCACAAACTAATCCTACAGTTACCACACAATTGCTTGAACATATTAAGGTAGAAGTTtcatttcgatattttttatatattctctctatatttttttcgttttttacaaCAAAACCCCTCTCTCTGTCActatccgtcaaaacaaaacaaacaaaagattCTCTTTTTGACAACCCCCTTTTGCGTCTCCCTCTCCTTCCGgaactttctctctctctctttccatCTCTTTCTATACCGCTACACAATTGACTCCCGTCATCCGGGCTGTCATTGTGCTCTGCCGCAGAACCGAAAAAAGCTAACCTCAATCTCTATCTCTCATTCCCTCCCTCACCTCAGGGTGCCATGAGACAGTCCGGCTACTCGGACACGGCCACCACTGAAGTGCACGCCGCGCTGGCCGTGCTGGCCAAGTACGGAGTGCTCGGAATCGGTGTTGGCCTCCAGAACGGAACCCACACGACACCGTTGAGCTTCCTGGGACTGCAGCAGGCGGAACTGCAACAGTCGTCGGCAGCGGCGGCGGCAGCCACGGCAGCCAGCGGAGTGTACGGCGCCGTTGGACAGCTTAACCTGGACTCGTACCTGCACGGAGCCGGTACCGCCACGCCACGAACCTCGCTCGAACGCTACGACGCTACCTTCGACCCGTTCCGGCATCCGGGCACGCAAGCGGCCACGCCCATGTCCATCAACAACAACGCGTTCGGACTGACGTCGGCAACGGCGCTGAATGCGGCCGCCGCCGCCCAGACGCTCGGTTCGCTCAGCAAGAGCCCCACGCCGGCCGAGATGACCACGAGCAAGGAGAAGAACGTCGAGATCCCCGAAGTGATCGTCGGTGCCATCTTAGGTAAGTGAAACGCCCGCCACCAAACCGCGAATCAATCGCTCTCATCACATCAAGCCCTCGCTCTCTTTCTCTCATTGTTTTGAAGAGTTTACTAACACAACGTTGTTTTTCTACGACTACAACCACAAATACCACCAAGCATAAACCACGCGCGAGTCATAACATTTGAATAacccacacaaacacaaccatacgccactcgctctctctctctttttctcgCTCTTTCAAATCAAACTATTTTCTCTTTGATCGTCATCCTCTCTCATCGACCGCTCGCCACGCCCacaacgacaacaacaacagtctCGATCACTCTCTCAATCCATCAACGACAGCGCGCGTGCATGATATTCTCTCATTGATCATCACATTTGCTGAGAGCAGCGGAAGGCTGCTTGCTGTCACACTCAAAGGGACTCGATCCAAACAAGGTTGCTTAGTTAGTTGCTCAAACAAAAAGTTCAGCTCAAAGTTttgtaaaatcaatttaaaaaaagttcgatGGGAAAACAAgcacatttaaacatttcaactgcattttttttcttgatccgCGAAAAATACCGAACTTTATCCTTCACACTACACCCACCTTAAAGAACCCACAAGCGTGGGAAAAACAATTTCCAGTTATGTTGCAATTGaaacgcagcaaaaaaaaaggaaaaagccAACAAAAGTGTTTTTATCCTTCTTGGTTCGTTTCCCGTTTGACCATCCGTTCGTTCACCGTTCTTTTTTTACTGCCCTCTTTGTTATCGTTACTGACCTCGTTTTTTTCTACTCTTCCCCACCACCCACCAACCCTGcacccaccaccacccacaAATCCCCACAATCCTTTtccgttcttttttttttcgttttgtttctGTGTACTTGCAGGTAATCCCTACCTACACTCTGCCTATGCGCCGTTTCTACAGTGTGCATTTCCGATGGGTGCTTTTGATAGTACGGGCGAACATCACTTTTGAAAAGGGCAGAacctaaaacaaaaacaataacacacacacagacgAAGACACAAACACTGaacgtcttttttttttttgtttaggagttttcacaattttcaatgttgctcaaatcttttttctgcaaaattttagcaatGTTCTCAGTAATTTTTTGAGAACGATTTATGTTTTTGTCGATAGTTACCTACGAAACGAATTCTAGTGATGGAACGTTGCCAGTCGTGATAGTTATACAAACCTATATAGGAGACTAGATAATAGCTAGAAGACATGCCAcaagaagtttatttttcttcCACTGAAAAAAGACCACCAAGAATGACACTTGGCCAagccaaaacctctttttttcgaGCGCAGAGAAAAAGCGCAAACCTAATCACAAACACACAAAGAAAAGCAAACTCGATGCCATATTCCACTAATCTTTCTTAATTAGTGCTAATTAagactaaaaataaagaaacactGAAAAAGACACTGCGAGAAAATATGAAATATCTTGCAACGGAAATAGCAATATATCGGCGAGGGAGGGACCGAAATAGAGATAGTACAAATAGATAAGCGACTTTACACCACTCTCACACATACACAAAAACACGTGGACATTTACAAAGTTTCGATTGAATATCAGCTAGAAAAAGATGTTTGCGAATAGTTCGTTGTTGGCGGCGGCGATGAAGATAATTGGATGACGATACACAAAATAACCCAAACAAGCAAAAATCTGCACCACCTCACACAAAGAAACCCAAACCCAACCAACCCAAACAATTCAGAAGGGCGAATTGAGCATCCAATGCGACGATCGAGAGAGACCGAATCTGGCCGCTTTTTGTTGTTGATACaagtatatatttttcctttttttttctctttgtttttattgtttttataaaCTTATACCTAACTTATCTCTACCATTTACGAACCCTGCTATCCTGTCTGTACAGAAGAAAACAAATGGGAGAATGGCTTTTAAACAGAACTAATATTGCGCACCGTGTAAATGTCAATGTTGCACGCTTAAAACTAACCGTACagcgaaacaaaaacaaaataatcaatcgagaaattaaaattgagagtgtgtgcgtgcaacatggagttaaacttttcaatgtGCCATGTTAatcttcacagaaagtttaactccatgttgcacacactctcacttttaatttctcgattacattaatttattcaaaatttgcgTTGTTTTTGGAAACAGGATAAAATACTAACATGTTTGTCTGTTTAAAAAGACGCTTTTATGGTGGTGGACAAATGCATGCAAATTTATCTGTCTAGCATGTTTAACAAAAGGAAATGTATCATTAAGGCGAACCCAAAACTTGTTTGTGTTCAAGAAGGAAGCGAGACTCCTGGTTCTGGTTTGACTGTGTATATTCATTATGGTTTCATtcattcatcatcatcattcatTTCTTCCCAAACTATGTagattataaaataataaatatggaAAGAAACAATAAAATACACTATGTATCACAATCAcagattttacataaaacagaAAACAATGTCAAAACTATACTAAACCCTTGCTGGTTTGACAAAATTTAGTTTGTTCTCCGTCGATCTGATCATGTCAAACTAAAAGTGAAAATATACCCATTTatcgattttctttttttaaatgttaaatgcaagaaaaagaaaagtatGACTATCAGAACTTtgaagttttattaaatttaatatttccaACCCACGATAATTAACTGTGAAGTGCAAGCATGTTTCCTAAAAAAAGTGCTAAATAGCGAatgatttgtttcaaaaaaaaaaaagttagctttGGAATAACGTTTTCTATTCGTTAGTtgttagtgatttttcgcgatttcacggaaaccgcgtaatccgtgaaatagggtcttaaagccctatgtaattttttatgtacaacggtaaaaagcacgattaaaaaccatttctaacacttttttttcattttcgtgcaaaaaaaaaattgacaagacaacattttttcgattgatcaactatggttcccttgtAAAGAGCTGTGACAGAAAGGTCCTACAAGAAGGACagcgaagtatttttttaaatttatttaaaaatcaattttaaatcctttgcggtcataCAAAGTgttattgtactcagaaaaataagctttatcgttgtaaacaataatattacaaatttcagcttaattttaggatccAATTAAACTCTGGTCGTGAAATTTGGGAAATACCACTCTCTGAAGCTTTCTAAATTGAAATATTCATTTGATTAATCGCTACTCAGTGCattcaagcttttttttaattgaaacattttaaaagatttttaacaagcattttaaaagcagtttactaattaaaaagtattttatatcagatctaaaactattttttgaagatattgttcCTTAGAATCAaacttcccatgcgccagtgccaacgcacaccgcgggtttggttttctagcttcggtacgagcctgaacccattgtgtgttggtattttggttcatcgtaccagcgcaccacgacaatcTGGGCTCGTCGCCTTGgttgtgtgtctggcactcacccgaggcatgaacccagcgtgctgtggtacgcgccgtggtattgaaaccggtttgtaccgccagcgtgtaccacggcacgtacctcggctcgtacagagtgaagcaccttggttcATACGCTGAGTTCATGcctcgggtgagtgccagacacacagGCGACGAGCCGAgattgtcgtggtgcgctggtacgtgaaccaaaataccctcggctcgagagagtcgggtacgggtgtaaatctaacaaagcaggcgcaaagcaaaaccgaggtacaagtgaaccgcgtgtaccgcacggtgcagggaagcttgcttAGAATACTCAACAAAATGCAGATAGTTTCTTTATTccacaaatttccaaaaatattttaaaagaacatttatcatacttttttgaaggaaaacgcaaaaaaaaaagtttttttttatttttaagtttttgtaaaatttattttgaataatcaaCGATATTCAACAACGGtcaacaaattgcatttaaatattttaaaaataatttatgtgttttaataaaataacatttattgaaatcatatttgttatttgttttacaatgtaatattttttttcttgaattatcAATAAACGCAAAAACtgcttttaatgaagttttgcctgaactttattaaaatactaaaatgtccTTATTGCTGAAATTagggaaagcaaaaaaaaatctttattgcacTTATTTTAATGATTCTAGTTTTGATGTGCTTCGTTTTGGAGGTATTTaagcaaattaattttataaaatctcaataaaattaaaacagttgAATCACAGCTGCCAAgctaccgtggccgtgaggttatgggtttcgccttgtaagcggaaggtgatgggtacgattcctgtctggcaaagtcagatctcttcaaagagtaaatctgctcactgggaatactgaccggtaagggatgggtttcgacttgcGGCGTACTGTGTTTCTAATCCAgtggtcgtgagttcgattctcgtaccgggatgatgaagttaaaaaaaaatcttgacttttttatcAATGTTCAtaggagtaagcgggatacactcaatgtttacaatttATTAGTAAGACcgtataaaaaaattagaattcaaCTGgaagaaattcttcaaaattttccaagatTAATCCAATActcctttttcaaataaataatttgtgtcAGGGGTTTTATTTTGTATCTAGAACTACTGCTAACTTTTAAGACACATTGGATGGGATGTCTTTACATAACCACACAAATTCtatttattttgaggtttttaaataagctttccaaaaatttagatagtttgaaaaagttggttcaATGCTTAGAATATTACCGGGaccaaggtaaacaaacaagaaCGGAActttcaaatcatttagaggcttggtagTGGAAGGGCTACCCTTTTCCTACCATATAAAAGCaataaaatgttttgcaattcaatttaaatggattatttcactcctggtagcttcacaaatcacgcttaatgcaacattagttgattttttgttgttttgatgcttatttgtagAAATAGTGTCATATTGCGACATATTtacactgttttcaaaaacaaatttgtcgacaacttttataaaagtgatcaaacttcatgtaaactatgttggaaaggtcccttaagtcatttcttcacCCCCtccaacgttgtattagaagaAAAGGTGGCCCGTTCTggcccgcaccctggaaaagtagtcgaaaaaactttttttttttaagtggtccaaaaatagttttaagttaaaaaaaaaaatattgtggatttagctcgtagctggattttctggcttcttctcacggtcattggaaacggtcgtggatagacctaggggttcccagttggagtgaaaaaaatcaatttatagaaaaattatggattaaaattttgctttatctcttctccgacatcaggaaaaattgtttgaacatgctcgcaatttttttattcggtcggaaaaaatataatttttcttgaaaaaactttcatttttaatcacatgatcacccctaattctggctcgatgccgccatcatgcgaccgcgtgctccgtttgtttgtcaac
This is a stretch of genomic DNA from Culex pipiens pallens isolate TS chromosome 1, TS_CPP_V2, whole genome shotgun sequence. It encodes these proteins:
- the LOC120423831 gene encoding RNA-binding protein Pasilla isoform X7, which translates into the protein MLNSQQQSPAASQQQQQHQIHHQQQQPTPNNRSPDQSNAGHSYFIFDELSSALAAERNNNTGAKSQNLVLASAAGNNDSIIAKINQINSTHHSAASAGRTANTGSGTGLSSPSSTGGASSQTSVSSVSSSSGTGGGAMSQQQQQQHHQIMSALAQQKSQFSQRYPYGNTATNASTAASQTFQQSQQTAFSQFGAYGVQSQPTTLLQQSQQTSALQQKTGFGKFPDAVNAKMIPSTFHHLSAPPPMIDFATATGTTTTTTTTNGGSAAGVGGGDNYHFKTLVPSVAAGAIIGKGGETIASLQKDAGARVKMSKAHDFYPGTSERVCLISGTVDGILTVLDFIIDKIREKPDMTKALTEADAKQAAERDKQVKVLVPNSTAGMIIGKAGAFIKQIKEDSGSYVQISQKPKELTLQERCITIIGEKENNKIACKMILSKIVEDPSSGSCLNVSYADINGPVANFNPTGSPFAASQNPTFSSSTASLNSALGGAMPGASAAGLLVNGTGLNLSLNLGAPSPQTNPTVTTQLLEHIKGAMRQSGYSDTATTEVHAALAVLAKYGVLGIGVGLQNGTHTTPLSFLGLQQAELQQSSAAAAAATAASGVYGAVGQLNLDSYLHGAGTATPRTSLERYDATFDPFRHPGTQAATPMSINNNAFGLTSATALNAAAAAQTLGSLSKSPTPAEMTTSKEKNVEIPEVIVGAILGNPYLHSAYAPFLQCAFPMGAFDSPAGRSLVEIQHLSGANIQISKKGIFAPGTRNRIVTITGGPNAINVAHYLIEQRIQEEEAKRACQTTPGAAGAATGKSPVATVATVTQ
- the LOC120423831 gene encoding RNA-binding protein Pasilla isoform X4 gives rise to the protein MAADAAMDTTCPSPELGDSRKRPLDDGTLDDGTSKRSHFSTNATGTTTTTTTTNGGSAAGVGGGDNYHFKTLVPSVAAGAIIGKGGETIASLQKDAGARVKMSKAHDFYPGTSERVCLISGTVDGILTVLDFIIDKIREKPDMTKALTEADAKQAAERDKQVKVLVPNSTAGMIIGKAGAFIKQIKEDSGSYVQISQKPKELTLQERCITIIGEKENNKIACKMILSKIVEDPSSGSCLNVSYADINGPVANFNPTGSPFAASQNPTFSSSTASLNSALGGAMPGASAAGLLVNGTGLNLSLNLGAPSPQTNPTVTTQLLEHIKGAMRQSGYSDTATTEVHAALAVLAKYGVLGIGVGLQNGTHTTPLSFLGLQQAELQQSSAAAAAATAASGVYGAVGQLNLDSYLHGAGTATPRTSLERYDATFDPFRHPGTQAATPMSINNNAFGLTSATALNAAAAAQTLGSLSKSPTPAEMTTSKEKNVEIPEVIVGAILGPAGRSLVEIQHLSGANIQISKKGIFAPGTRNRIVTITGGPNAINVAHYLIEQRIQEEEAKRACQTTPGAAGAATGKSPVATVATVTQ
- the LOC120423831 gene encoding RNA-binding protein Pasilla isoform X2, yielding MLNSQQQSPAASQQQQQHQIHHQQQQPTPNNRSPDQSNAGHSYFIFDELSSALAAERNNNTGAKSQNLVLASAAGNNDSIIAKINQINSTHHSAASAGRTANTGSGTGLSSPSSTGGASSQTSVSSVSSSSGTGGGAMSQQQQQQHHQIMSALAQQKSQFSQRYPYGNTATNASTAASQTFQQSQQTAFSQFGAYGVQSQPTTLLQQSQQTSALQQKTGFATGTTTTTTTTNGGSAAGVGGGDNYHFKTLVPSVAAGAIIGKGGETIASLQKDAGARVKMSKAHDFYPGTSERVCLISGTVDGILTVLDFIIDKIREKPDMTKALTEADAKQAAERDKQVKVLVPNSTAGMIIGKAGAFIKQIKEDSGSYVQISQKPKELTLQERCITIIGEKENNKIACKMILSKIVEDPSSGSCLNVSYADINGPVANFNPTGSPFAASQNPTFSSSTASLNSALGGAMPGASAAGLLVNGTGLNLSLNLGAPSPQTNPTVTTQLLEHIKGAMRQSGYSDTATTEVHAALAVLAKYGVLGIGVGLQNGTHTTPLSFLGLQQAELQQSSAAAAAATAASGVYGAVGQLNLDSYLHGAGTATPRTSLERYDATFDPFRHPGTQAATPMSINNNAFGLTSATALNAAAAAQTLGSLSKSPTPAEMTTSKEKNVEIPEVIVGAILGPAGRSLVEIQHLSGANIQISKKGIFAPGTRNRIVTITGGPNAINVAHYLIEQRIQEEEAKRACQTTPGAAGAATGKSPVATVATVTQ
- the LOC120423831 gene encoding RNA-binding protein Pasilla isoform X6, yielding MDSQLLELFLRSTGTTTTTTTTNGGSAAGVGGGDNYHFKTLVPSVAAGAIIGKGGETIASLQKDAGARVKMSKAHDFYPGTSERVCLISGTVDGILTVLDFIIDKIREKPDMTKALTEADAKQAAERDKQVKVLVPNSTAGMIIGKAGAFIKQIKEDSGSYVQISQKPKELTLQERCITIIGEKENNKIACKMILSKIVEDPSSGSCLNVSYADINGPVANFNPTGSPFAASQNPTFSSSTASLNSALGGAMPGASAAGLLVNGTGLNLSLNLGAPSPQTNPTVTTQLLEHIKGAMRQSGYSDTATTEVHAALAVLAKYGVLGIGVGLQNGTHTTPLSFLGLQQAELQQSSAAAAAATAASGVYGAVGQLNLDSYLHGAGTATPRTSLERYDATFDPFRHPGTQAATPMSINNNAFGLTSATALNAAAAAQTLGSLSKSPTPAEMTTSKEKNVEIPEVIVGAILGPAGRSLVEIQHLSGANIQISKKGIFAPGTRNRIVTITGGPNAINVAHYLIEQRIQEEEAKRACQTTPGAAGAATGKSPVATVATVTQ
- the LOC120423831 gene encoding RNA-binding protein Pasilla isoform X3; this encodes MAADAAMDTTCPSPELGDSRKRPLDDGTLDDGTSKRSHFSTNGKFPDAVNAKMIPSTFHHLSAPPPMIDFATATGTTTTTTTTNGGSAAGVGGGDNYHFKTLVPSVAAGAIIGKGGETIASLQKDAGARVKMSKAHDFYPGTSERVCLISGTVDGILTVLDFIIDKIREKPDMTKALTEADAKQAAERDKQVKVLVPNSTAGMIIGKAGAFIKQIKEDSGSYVQISQKPKELTLQERCITIIGEKENNKIACKMILSKIVEDPSSGSCLNVSYADINGPVANFNPTGSPFAASQNPTFSSSTASLNSALGGAMPGASAAGLLVNGTGLNLSLNLGAPSPQTNPTVTTQLLEHIKGAMRQSGYSDTATTEVHAALAVLAKYGVLGIGVGLQNGTHTTPLSFLGLQQAELQQSSAAAAAATAASGVYGAVGQLNLDSYLHGAGTATPRTSLERYDATFDPFRHPGTQAATPMSINNNAFGLTSATALNAAAAAQTLGSLSKSPTPAEMTTSKEKNVEIPEVIVGAILGPAGRSLVEIQHLSGANIQISKKGIFAPGTRNRIVTITGGPNAINVAHYLIEQRIQEEEAKRACQTTPGAAGAATGKSPVATVATVTQ
- the LOC120423831 gene encoding RNA-binding protein Pasilla isoform X5; amino-acid sequence: MDSQLLELFLRCKFPDAVNAKMIPSTFHHLSAPPPMIDFATATGTTTTTTTTNGGSAAGVGGGDNYHFKTLVPSVAAGAIIGKGGETIASLQKDAGARVKMSKAHDFYPGTSERVCLISGTVDGILTVLDFIIDKIREKPDMTKALTEADAKQAAERDKQVKVLVPNSTAGMIIGKAGAFIKQIKEDSGSYVQISQKPKELTLQERCITIIGEKENNKIACKMILSKIVEDPSSGSCLNVSYADINGPVANFNPTGSPFAASQNPTFSSSTASLNSALGGAMPGASAAGLLVNGTGLNLSLNLGAPSPQTNPTVTTQLLEHIKGAMRQSGYSDTATTEVHAALAVLAKYGVLGIGVGLQNGTHTTPLSFLGLQQAELQQSSAAAAAATAASGVYGAVGQLNLDSYLHGAGTATPRTSLERYDATFDPFRHPGTQAATPMSINNNAFGLTSATALNAAAAAQTLGSLSKSPTPAEMTTSKEKNVEIPEVIVGAILGPAGRSLVEIQHLSGANIQISKKGIFAPGTRNRIVTITGGPNAINVAHYLIEQRIQEEEAKRACQTTPGAAGAATGKSPVATVATVTQ
- the LOC120423831 gene encoding RNA-binding protein Pasilla isoform X1, with protein sequence MLNSQQQSPAASQQQQQHQIHHQQQQPTPNNRSPDQSNAGHSYFIFDELSSALAAERNNNTGAKSQNLVLASAAGNNDSIIAKINQINSTHHSAASAGRTANTGSGTGLSSPSSTGGASSQTSVSSVSSSSGTGGGAMSQQQQQQHHQIMSALAQQKSQFSQRYPYGNTATNASTAASQTFQQSQQTAFSQFGAYGVQSQPTTLLQQSQQTSALQQKTGFGKFPDAVNAKMIPSTFHHLSAPPPMIDFATATGTTTTTTTTNGGSAAGVGGGDNYHFKTLVPSVAAGAIIGKGGETIASLQKDAGARVKMSKAHDFYPGTSERVCLISGTVDGILTVLDFIIDKIREKPDMTKALTEADAKQAAERDKQVKVLVPNSTAGMIIGKAGAFIKQIKEDSGSYVQISQKPKELTLQERCITIIGEKENNKIACKMILSKIVEDPSSGSCLNVSYADINGPVANFNPTGSPFAASQNPTFSSSTASLNSALGGAMPGASAAGLLVNGTGLNLSLNLGAPSPQTNPTVTTQLLEHIKGAMRQSGYSDTATTEVHAALAVLAKYGVLGIGVGLQNGTHTTPLSFLGLQQAELQQSSAAAAAATAASGVYGAVGQLNLDSYLHGAGTATPRTSLERYDATFDPFRHPGTQAATPMSINNNAFGLTSATALNAAAAAQTLGSLSKSPTPAEMTTSKEKNVEIPEVIVGAILGPAGRSLVEIQHLSGANIQISKKGIFAPGTRNRIVTITGGPNAINVAHYLIEQRIQEEEAKRACQTTPGAAGAATGKSPVATVATVTQ